AGCTCTGAGATCCCGCTCCGCCCCGCAGTGGTGGAGGTGAGAGGCAAGTGCTTCCACCAGCTTCTCCTTCAAGCGTCCCCGCCTCGGGGCCAAGGGGAGCGCACTCCGCTTCATCCGGCCTTTGTCATTGCTCCTGGAGAATCATCATCAACAACTCGATAAATTGCTTCTCAGCTTCGTCTCTACCGCCTGATTCGAGCCAGAGATCAAAAGCAACCTCCACGACCCTAGTCGGCGGAATATGGTTGGCTGACAACCAACCAATTAGTTTGTCAAACCAATCGTGATGATCCAAGGCAATCATTGTAGAAAGCTTCGCAACCCACGTTGAATGAGAAATACCTAACGCAGTTGCAACGCGATCGGAAAACTTCTGGATAACATTCTGAAATAATACATTCGGAGGCAATATCGAAGGCAGATATGTTACCATCAATCCGGTCAAATCGTGTTTCCCTCTTTCATTTCCATCAAGTAATCCAACGAGCTTGAAATAGCGCTGACGATTCGGAAACTCCCTGACAGCCTTCAAAATATCTCCAGCAGATTTATGAGTAACAATCTTCCACGACTTGAGAAAGTCTAAGCTAAATCTCCTAAACCATTCGGACGCTAGAAGCTTCGCACATTCATCCTCTACTATAATAAGACCGGATTTACGCTGAACAGGAGGCATTCCCAACATCTCTCGAAGGCTTTCTTGAGATTCTGCGATCAAATATTGGGAACCTCCCAATCGAGAAAGCACTATAGTCCACTCTACTGGAACATTAGATACTATCTGCGGCGAATGAGTAGTCAACAACGCGCTACAATTTTTTTTAAGACAATCTTTAGCCAAAAGATCTATCACGTATTTCTGGGAACGGGACGAAATGTAACTTTCCGGCTCCTCCAATAAAATAATTGACCGTTTCTGCAGCCTCCTGAGATGCCAGAAAATGTAATGAATCGCAGCTTCTCCCAATCCCATTCTCTCCGTACCGTAAGTCACCCCGTGTGCAGTCACACGAAAATAAGGAACGGGGAATGGCATGCCAAAATCTTCCAATTCGTAAACTTCGCACGAATTATATACCTTACCCACGGCAGCAGAGGCTAACTCTACGTCGCCCGTGGAATATTGAACAGGAGAAACTTGAGCAAGTAATTCCTCCAAGTTGGTTTCCCGCCTGAACTTCCTAACAATCTCAGGAACGTCTGCCCCCGTATTGATCCAGACCACGGCAGGGCACCCTAGATC
This portion of the Luteolibacter luteus genome encodes:
- a CDS encoding ATP-dependent nuclease codes for the protein MRDAKISDNWRNLSNRPDKFPRIYSIESRCFPNVPNEEIKFNGPISVIAGLNGVGKSTLLHCVALLLGWDQKQLCDNFDFKTSGGTFSVKILEGDKVTDFSADLSNGNIDLPDLGCPAVVWINTGADVPEIVRKFRRETNLEELLAQVSPVQYSTGDVELASAAVGKVYNSCEVYELEDFGMPFPVPYFRVTAHGVTYGTERMGLGEAAIHYIFWHLRRLQKRSIILLEEPESYISSRSQKYVIDLLAKDCLKKNCSALLTTHSPQIVSNVPVEWTIVLSRLGGSQYLIAESQESLREMLGMPPVQRKSGLIIVEDECAKLLASEWFRRFSLDFLKSWKIVTHKSAGDILKAVREFPNRQRYFKLVGLLDGNERGKHDLTGLMVTYLPSILPPNVLFQNVIQKFSDRVATALGISHSTWVAKLSTMIALDHHDWFDKLIGWLSANHIPPTRVVEVAFDLWLESGGRDEAEKQFIELLMMILQEQ